A stretch of DNA from Hyphomicrobiales bacterium:
GGCGGCGTTGGTCGCAAGGTCGCCGTGGCCCGCCTCGCGCGGCGTCTCGACGGCGATGCGCTCGAGGTTGAGCCCTTCGGGCAGCGCGCCCTCGCGCGCCAGCGAAAGGACGGCTTCGCGCACACGGATGACGAAGTCGGCAAAGACGTTCATGCGAATTCACCGCGAAACTGCGCCGGAGACGGGGCGGAATGTGCGCCGCACCTAACGCAATTCCGGGGTGGCGTCAAACAGACGCTGATGCTCCAGATGGGCGAAACGGTCGGTCATGCCGGCGATGAAATCGCAGATGCGCCGGGCTCGGATATCTTCCCTGACCCCGGCGATGCCGTCGCGCCAAGCCTCCGGCAGCGCCCCCGCGTCGGCCATGTATCTCTCAACCAGCGCGGCAACGATCCCCTGGGCGTCCTGCATGATCCGCTCAACGCGTTCGTGGCGGTACACGCGGACGTTGAGAAATGCCTTCAGGCTACGCTCCGCCTCGCCGAGCCCGGCCGAAAAGCCGGCCATGCCGCGGCCGGCGCGGCGCACGTCTTCGACCGTCCCGGGCCTCAGTCGGTCAAGATTGCGGCCCGTCTCGGCGATGACGTCATCGACCATGGCGGTGATCAGCCGGCGCAGCATTTCGTTGACGGCGCGCGGGCGCTCGGTTTCCGGATAGAGCCGTTCGACCTCGGCAAGGCAGGCATCGACCGGCGGCACGTCGGCAAGCTCCTCGAGCGCGAACAGGCCGGCGCGCAGCCCGTCGTCGAGATCGTGGCTGTCATAGGCGATATCGTCGCAAATGGCCGCGATTTGCGCTTCGAGTGAGGGTTGCGACCACAATTCGAGGTCCTGCACGCGCTGATAGGCGCGAATCGCGTGAGGCAGGCCGGTGGCGGCATATTGGCCGAGCGGTACCCCGTCCTCGGCGGTCAGCGGCCCGTTATGCTTTACCAGCCCCTCCAGCGCCTCCCAGGTGAGGTTGAGGCCGTCGAAGTCGGCATAACGGCGTTCGAGCCGGGTGACGACGCGCAGGCTCTGGGCGTTGTGGTCGAAGCCGCCATAAGGCGCCATCGCCGCGTCGAGCGCCCGCTCCCCGGCATGGCCGAAGGGCGGATGGCCGAGATCGTGGGCGAGCGCCAGCGCCTCGGCCAGGTCTTCGTCAAGGCGCAGGGTCCGCGCGAGCGAGCGGGTGATCTGGGCGACCTCCAGAGAATGGGTCAGCCGGGTGCGGTAATGGTCGCCCTCGTCATAGATGAAGACCTGGGTCTTGTGCTTGAGGCGGCGGAAGGCGGTGCAGTGGACGATGCGGTCGCGGTCGCGCTGAAACGGGCTGCGGGTCGGGCTGTCCGGCTCCGGGGTGCGCCTGCCGCGGCTGTGCTGCGGCCAGCAGGCGAAAGCCGCCCTGGCCGAGCAACCCGCCTCGCCTGCCCCCTGCCCGCCGCCGCGCGCCATGATTTTCAAGAAACCTCCATTTGACATGCGCCCCGCACATATTACCTAATCCGGGTGGATCGGGTGACCCAATCCCGGCCGCCTTGGAGACCCGGATGAACCAGCCAGCCGTGACATTGAGCGAACGCGCCGCCAAGCGCATCGCCGCCATTCTCGCAGATGAGCCCGCCGGCACCATGCTGCGGGTCAGCGTCTCGGGTGGCGGCTGCTCGGGCTTTCAATACGGCTTCGACTTTGCACGCGAGCGCGACAAGGACGATCTGCTGGTAACCCGCGACGGGGCCTCGGTGGTGGTCGATTCCGTCTCACTAATCTATATGGCCGGTTCGGAAATCGACTATGTCGACGACCTGATCGGGCAATCATTTCAAGTAAAAAACCCGAATGCCACCGCATCCTGCGGATGCGGCACGAGTTTTTCCATCTAGCCTGCGGCGCCATGACTCACGTCCGCTACCACAAGCGGCAGGTCTCCTTCCTCGGCATCGAGGAGCATCGCGGCTGGACGATCAAGCAATATCTGATTCTGGGCTCGAGCCGGCGGCCCGAGGAGGGTGAATTTATGCTCGCCCGCCACGCCCGCACGATGATCGCGGCCTTGCCGCTGGCCGGCTCCACCGACGCGCCCGACCTGACCAATGGCAGCCATGCCATCCTGATCGTCCATGCCGGCGAGCGCGCCAACTGGTACCTTCCGGTCTGGTGGGTCAATGGCGACACGCTGCGCCAAAGGATGTTCCGCGGCGCGCGCGAGGACGCAACGACGCTGGAAGACATCACCGATCTCGGCCTCATCGGCAGGGTCTGGGAGCTTGCGATCCTCGATTTCGAGCGCCGCACCTGGATCAAGACAATGATGCCGAAGAAGGGCGCCCCCGACCCGCAGCGCTATCTGACCACCGCGCTGACGGGGATGGTGTAGCCGGCAAGAGAGGATGGGGCCGTTGCCATGAAGATCGCGACCTGGACAGTCAAATCGGCCTCGTCACCATCGTCATGGATTGGGGCTCAAGATCTCCTCGCGCAGTGTGATGTCCACCATCAGCGCGGCGGTCAGTCCCTCGAGGGCTTGGCGAAGCTCTTCCTCGTTCAATCTCGCGGGGCCGCGAACCCGAGCCTGGGCATAAAACAGGGCTCCCCCGCCCATGGGGGCTTGCCGAATATCGGTCTCCATTTCCTCGACGCTGACGCCCCGTTCCGCCAAGCAGTGGGAAATATCGCGCACGATTCCCGGATGATCCGGGCCGACGAGATCGAGAGTGAGCACCGTACCGCCGGACGGAGCAGCGACCGTCGCCTCCTCGACGGTAAGACGGAAGCCTTCCGCTTCGAGAGCCATTAGCGCATTCTTGAAGGACGAGACCTTGTCGCCAGGAATTTCGACCCTGGCGATGCCCGCGAACTTCTCGGCCAGGTGCGCCATCCGGCTTTCGAGCCAGTTTCCGCCTTCCTTGGTCACCGCTTCGGATAGTCTCTCGACCAAGCCCGGCCTGTCCTCGGCGATAAAGGTCAAGACAAGTGTCTGCTGCACGTCCCCATCCTCCAATATTCGGCGCGCGGCGCGCCAAATGTCCGCGACCTTATCAAGGGGGTTGCGCCGCCGCCAGTGGGCCTTGGCGCGGTTGGTCTTGCGTAGCGCTTACGCGCGAGGCGGATTCCAATTGCGTGGAAGCGGCGGGGGCTGCGAAATTCCTTTCTTGGGGTATGGCGGGCATGATTCGCGGACGGCAGCCATTGTGAGTGTAGCCATATGCGTGGCCGCGCAAGCCGCCGGACAATTAACGAGATGACATAAAGGGTTTTTCCTATCCCATGAAGATCGCAACCTGGAACATCAACGGCGTCAAGGCCCGCATAGAGGGGCTGACCGCGTGGCTCAAGGATGTCGGCCCGGAGATCGTCTGCCTGCAGGAAATCAAGTGCGAGGATCCGGGCTTTCCGGCCGAAGACCTCGAAAGCCTCGGCTACAATGTCGCGGTGCACGGCCAGAAGGGCTTCAACGGCGTCGCCATCCTGTCGAAGCGCCCCTTCGACGAGGTCGGCAGGGGCCTTCCCGGCGACAAGCACGATACCCAGGCGCGCTATGTCGAGGCCGTCGTCCCGGCAGGCAAGGGCATCGTGCGCGTCGCCTCGATCTATCTGCCCAACGGCAACCCTATCGGCAGCGACAAGTTCGACTATAAGCTGAAATGGATGAAGCGCCTGCACGCCCACGCGCACAAGCTGCTTGAGCTCGAGGAGCCGTTCGTGCTCGCCGGTGACTACAATGTCATTCCGACGCCGGACGACGTTCACGACCCGGAAGCCTGGGCCGACGACGCGCTATTCCAGCCGGAGAGCCGCTCGGCTCTCCGCGCGCTCGTCAATCTCGGCCTGACCGACGCGATTCTGGCTTGCGACGATTCACCCGGCCAATACACCTTCTGGGACTATCAGGCCGGCGCCTGGCAGAAGAATAACGGCATCCGCATCGATCATCTGCTGCTGTCGCCACAGGCCACCGACCGGCTGATCGCGGCGGGCATCGACAAGCGCACGCGCACCTGGGAAAAGCCGTCGGACCATGTGCCGGTGTGGATCGAGCTTTCGGAGAGGGATTAGAGGGCCGGCCTAGAGCGGTTCATGGTTATAGGGAACCATGAACCGCTCTAGCGGCGATCGCCATATTTCTCGACCCACCTGTCGGCCGCGGACGTGACCAGCTGCCGCTGGTTGCCGTCGAGGGTGGCGAAAATCTCGTCGTGTGTCTGGATGACCCACGCCTGGCTTGCCGGGTCGGCGCGGCGCCGCGCCACCTCGAGAAATATCAAGCCCTTGAGCCTGTCCTGCGGCCCATTCTTGTCAGCATAGAGCAGCCGGCCCAATTCGCCTTGCGCGCCGACATGGTTCTTCTTGGCGGCGAGATTGAGCCATCTCGCGGCCGTCGCCGGGCTCGGATTGCGCCCCTTGCCCTCCAGATACATCATGCCGAGCCGATACTGCGCCTCCGCGTCGCCGAAATAGGTGGCGGCGTGGTAGAGCAGGTTGAAAGCCCGGGAGATGTCCTGGACGACGCCGGCCTCGGGGATGCCGGAAAGGTAGTAGTGGGAAAGCTCGACGAAGGAATCGGCGACGATCCGCGCGGTGGAGACGAACGGATTGTCCTCGGCGTGCTGGTCGGCGAGAATCTGGAAATATCTGAACGCCTTCAAAGTGTCGCGCTTGACCCCGTTACCGTCGGCATAGCGGCGGGCAAGCTCCCACTGCGCCTTGGCGTAACCCTTGCCGGCGGCGAACTCCAGCGCGCTCAGCGCCTCGTCCGTATGCCCGTCTCGGTAGGCGCGCAGGGCCATCTGGTAGGCCTGCGCCGGCGGGGTGTCGTCGCCGATTTTCGCCTCCAGATCGAGCGCCAGGGCGGGCGCGCCGGTCCCGGCGACGAGAACCGCGAAAACGGCGCCTGCAATCCACGAATGGCGGTCAGATATCGGCATAGCTTTTCTCTTCGGCCGATGCGCCGGGATGGGTGACCGCGCCATGGCGCGCGGGGCCCACCTGCTCGGCATATTTCCATAGCGCGCCGGAGGGATAGCCGGTTTCCCGCGGCGTCCATTTCTTGGCCCGCGCCTTGAGCTCGGCATCCGATAATCGGACGCCGAGGAGTCCCTTGTCGGCGTCGAGCTCGATGATGTCGCCGTCCCGCAGAAGCCCGATCGGGCCGCCGACGGCCGCCTCCGGGCCGACATGGCCGACGCAGAAGCCCCGCGTCGCGCCGGAGAAGCGCCCGTCGGTGATCAGCGCCACCTTGGAGCCCATCCCCTGGCCGTAGAGCGCCGCCGTCGTCGACAGCATCTCGCGCATGCCCGGCCCACCGCGCGGCCCCTCGTAGCGGATGACCAGCACCTCGCCTTCCTTGTATTTGCGCTTGTTCACCGCCTCGAAGGCCTCTTCCTCGCTGTCGAAGCAGCGCGCGGGGCCGGAAAAGCGCGTCGAGCTCATGCCGGCGACCTTGACGATGGCGCCGTCGGGCGCGAGGTTGCCCTTGAGCCCGACCACGCCGCCGGTCGGCGAGATCGGATCGTCGTGCGGGCGGATCACATCCTGGTGCGGGTTCCATTTCACGGCGGCCATGTTCTCGGCCATGGTGCGGCCGGTCACCGTCAGGCAGCCGCCGTGCAGATATCCGCCTTCGAGCAGCGTCTTCATCAACAACGGCACGCCGCCGGCCTCGTACATGTCCTTGGCGACATATTTGCCGCTCGGCTTGAGGTCGGCGATATAGGGCGTCTTCTTGAAGATCTCGGCGACGTCGAACAGGTCGAATTCTATGCCGCATTCATGCGCAATCGCCGGCAGGTGCAGGGCGCCATTGGTCGAACCGCCGGTCGCCGCCACGACGCTCGCCGCGTTCTCCAGCGCCTCGCGGGTGACGATGTCGCGCGGGCGTATCCTGCGGGCGACAAGCTCCATGACCTTCTCGCCGGCGGCGGCGCAAAAGGCGTCGCGCAGCTCGTAGGGTGCCGGCGCGCCCGAGGAATAGGGCAAGGCAAGCCCGATCGCCTCGCTGACGCAGGCCATGGTGTTGGCGGTGAACTGGGCACCGCAGGCGCCGGCCGAGGGGCAGGCGACCTGCTCGAGCTCGTCGAGATCGTCAAGGCTCATCTTGCCGACCGAATATTCGCCGACCGCCTCGAACAAATCCTGCACCGTGACCGGCCGACCCTTGAAGGTGCCGGGCAGGATCGATCCGCCATAGATGAAGACCGACGGCACGTTGAGCCGGCACATGGCCATCATCATCCCCGGCAGCGACTTGTCGCAGCCGGCGAGACCGACCAGCGCATCGTAGCAATGCCCGCGCATGGTCACCTCGACGGAATCGGCGATCACCTCGCGCGACACCAGCGACGACTTCATGCCCTGGTGGCCCATGGCGATGCCGTCGGTCACGGTGATGGTGCAGAATTCGCGCGGCGTGCCGCTGGCGTGCACAACGCCCTGCTTGACCGCCTGCGCCTGGCGCATCAGGGCGATGTTGCAGGGGGCGGCCTCGTTCCAGCAGGTGGCGACGCCGACCAGCGGCTGGTGGATCTGTTGCGCCGACAGGCCCATGGCGTAGAAGTAGGAACGATGCGGCGCGCGCTCCGGCCCTTCGGTGACATGGCGGCTGGGCAACCGCGCCTTGTCATATGTCTTCGCGTCCATGCACCTGTCTCCGCCGCGCAACACCTCCCGCCGGTACCGGTTCGAGCCGGCTTCGGCGTCCCTTTATCCTTTTCGGCTATCAAGGGTTTATGGCGCAACGGGGGCATTGGCCGAACGGGCCGCGCAGTGACACGAATCTTGGTTAACTGTTGCGCCGTAGCAACAGATTCCCGCCTCGGGGGCGTCGAAACGCTCAGGCCGCGCCCTGGAGCCGCTTCAGGGCCTCGGACAGGCGGGCGCGGGCGTGCTCGGCGTCGGAATGGCGCTCGCGCTGTTCCTCGATGACGTGCTCGGGCGCGCGGGAGATGAAATTCTCGTTTTCGAGCTTCTGGACAATCTTTCCGATCTCGCCGTCGATCTTGGCGATTTCACGCTCGAGCCGCGCCTGTTCCGCCTTGAGATCGATGATGCCTGAGAGCGGCAGGGCGGCGGTGGCGCCGTCGAGCACCAGCTGCACCGCCCCCTGCGGCGCCGCGCCAGCGAAGCTGATGGTCTCAAGCCGCGCCAGGCGCCGGATCGTCTCGCCATGGAGCCCGGCGCGGGTGCGCGCCTCCTCACTCCCACCGACCAGAACCAGCGGGATCAGGGCGCCGGCCGGCACGTTCATCTCCATGCGCACGGACCGGATCTGGCCGATCAGATCGATCAGCCAACCGATCTCGGCGTCGGCCGCGGCGTCGGCAAGACCGTCAAGCGCCGGCCAGTCAGCAAGGATGAGCAGGCTTTCGCGCGCGGGCCCGGCCTCGCCGGTGCGCTGCCACAGCTCCTCGGTCAGGAACGGCATGAAGGGGTGGAGAAGCCTCAGGATCTGGTCGAGGGTCCAAGCGGCGGCGGCGCGGGTCTCGGCCCTGGCCGCCGAATCCTCGCCCGACAGCTCCGATTTCGACAGTTCCACGTACCAGTCGCAGAAGACGTTCCAGACGAACCTGTAGATGGCGGCGGCCGCCTCGTTGTAACGGTGCGTCTCGATGCCCTCGCCGACCGCCTTTGCCGCGCGCTCGGCCTCGCCGACGACCCAGCGGTTGAGGATCTCACGGCACGCTTTCGGGTCGAAATCGGCAACGCGGACGCATTCGTTCATCTCGCAGAAGCGCGCCGCGTTCCACAGCTTGGTGGCGAAGTTGCGATAGCCCTCGACGCGGCCGGCCGAAAGCTTGATGTCGCGGCCCTGGGCGGCCATGGCGGCGAGCGTGAAGCGCAGCGCGTCGGCGCCATATTCGTCGATGAGCCGGAGGGGGTCGATGACGTTGCCCTTCGACTTCGACATCTTCTGGCCCTTCTCGTCGCGGACCAGGGCGTGGATATAGACGGTGCGGAACGGCACCTCGTGCATGAAGCGAAGGCCCATCATCATCATCCGCGCGACCCAGAAGAAGATGATGTCGAAGGCGGTGACCAGCACGTCGGTCGGATAGAAGCGCTTCAGCTCCGGCGTTTCCTCCGGCCAGCCCAGGGTCGAGAAAGGCCACAGCGCCGAGGAGAACCAGGTGTCGAGCACGTCGGGGTCGCGCCATATTCCAATTGCGCGTTCATTCAGCCAAAGCTTTGCTGCTTGTTCGGGGCCATCCACGACTTCGACCTGTAGGCTTGAAAAGCGCTCTTGAATAGCAGCGATGGCTTCTTCCTGAGACTCGACAACCACAAATGGGTGCAAGTCTTTGCGTATCTCACCTAAATGAAGCGCATCTGACGGACTGAGGTCGTTAAGTTCATGGTGTGAAATGTGGTACCAAGCCGGGATCTGATGGCCCCACCAGAGCTGGCGCGAGATGCACCAGGGCTGGATGTTGCGCATCCATTCGAAATAGGTTTTTTCCCAGTTTTTCGGGACAAAGACGGTGCGCCCCTGCTCCACCGCCTCGATCGCCGGTCCGGCAAGCGTCTTGGCGTCGACATACCACTGGTCGGTCAGGTACGGCTCGATGACGACGTTGGAGCGGTCGCCATAGGGCACCGCCATGACATGGTCCTCGACCTTCTCGACGAGCCCACGCTCCTCCATCATGGCGACG
This window harbors:
- the ilvD gene encoding dihydroxy-acid dehydratase, producing MDAKTYDKARLPSRHVTEGPERAPHRSYFYAMGLSAQQIHQPLVGVATCWNEAAPCNIALMRQAQAVKQGVVHASGTPREFCTITVTDGIAMGHQGMKSSLVSREVIADSVEVTMRGHCYDALVGLAGCDKSLPGMMMAMCRLNVPSVFIYGGSILPGTFKGRPVTVQDLFEAVGEYSVGKMSLDDLDELEQVACPSAGACGAQFTANTMACVSEAIGLALPYSSGAPAPYELRDAFCAAAGEKVMELVARRIRPRDIVTREALENAASVVAATGGSTNGALHLPAIAHECGIEFDLFDVAEIFKKTPYIADLKPSGKYVAKDMYEAGGVPLLMKTLLEGGYLHGGCLTVTGRTMAENMAAVKWNPHQDVIRPHDDPISPTGGVVGLKGNLAPDGAIVKVAGMSSTRFSGPARCFDSEEEAFEAVNKRKYKEGEVLVIRYEGPRGGPGMREMLSTTAALYGQGMGSKVALITDGRFSGATRGFCVGHVGPEAAVGGPIGLLRDGDIIELDADKGLLGVRLSDAELKARAKKWTPRETGYPSGALWKYAEQVGPARHGAVTHPGASAEEKSYADI
- a CDS encoding deoxyguanosinetriphosphate triphosphohydrolase; the protein is MARGGGQGAGEAGCSARAAFACWPQHSRGRRTPEPDSPTRSPFQRDRDRIVHCTAFRRLKHKTQVFIYDEGDHYRTRLTHSLEVAQITRSLARTLRLDEDLAEALALAHDLGHPPFGHAGERALDAAMAPYGGFDHNAQSLRVVTRLERRYADFDGLNLTWEALEGLVKHNGPLTAEDGVPLGQYAATGLPHAIRAYQRVQDLELWSQPSLEAQIAAICDDIAYDSHDLDDGLRAGLFALEELADVPPVDACLAEVERLYPETERPRAVNEMLRRLITAMVDDVIAETGRNLDRLRPGTVEDVRRAGRGMAGFSAGLGEAERSLKAFLNVRVYRHERVERIMQDAQGIVAALVERYMADAGALPEAWRDGIAGVREDIRARRICDFIAGMTDRFAHLEHQRLFDATPELR
- a CDS encoding ACT domain-containing protein translates to MQQTLVLTFIAEDRPGLVERLSEAVTKEGGNWLESRMAHLAEKFAGIARVEIPGDKVSSFKNALMALEAEGFRLTVEEATVAAPSGGTVLTLDLVGPDHPGIVRDISHCLAERGVSVEEMETDIRQAPMGGGALFYAQARVRGPARLNEEELRQALEGLTAALMVDITLREEILSPNP
- a CDS encoding tetratricopeptide repeat protein; this encodes MPISDRHSWIAGAVFAVLVAGTGAPALALDLEAKIGDDTPPAQAYQMALRAYRDGHTDEALSALEFAAGKGYAKAQWELARRYADGNGVKRDTLKAFRYFQILADQHAEDNPFVSTARIVADSFVELSHYYLSGIPEAGVVQDISRAFNLLYHAATYFGDAEAQYRLGMMYLEGKGRNPSPATAARWLNLAAKKNHVGAQGELGRLLYADKNGPQDRLKGLIFLEVARRRADPASQAWVIQTHDEIFATLDGNQRQLVTSAADRWVEKYGDRR
- a CDS encoding valine--tRNA ligase, with translation MLEKTYRPQDVEARLYSLWEEAGAFACGRPERADAEPFCIVIPPPNVTGSLHMGHALNNTIQDILVRFERMRGKDVLWQPGTDHAGIATQMVVERQLMEKGEPNRRTMGRAAFIERVWAWKEESGGLITNQLRRLGASCDWSRERFTMDEGLSKAVLKVFVELYRKGLIYKDKRLVNWDPKLLTAISDLEVVPVETRGHLWHLRYPLEEKCFDPDNPATFITVATTRPETMLGDVAVAVHPDDERYRRLVGSHVILPLVGRRMPIVADEHADPEQGSGAVKITPAHDVNDFEVGRRHGLSPINVLDPEARITLKDNAAFLKGVPQSEDLVKTIAALDGLDRFAARQRLVAMMEERGLVEKVEDHVMAVPYGDRSNVVIEPYLTDQWYVDAKTLAGPAIEAVEQGRTVFVPKNWEKTYFEWMRNIQPWCISRQLWWGHQIPAWYHISHHELNDLSPSDALHLGEIRKDLHPFVVVESQEEAIAAIQERFSSLQVEVVDGPEQAAKLWLNERAIGIWRDPDVLDTWFSSALWPFSTLGWPEETPELKRFYPTDVLVTAFDIIFFWVARMMMMGLRFMHEVPFRTVYIHALVRDEKGQKMSKSKGNVIDPLRLIDEYGADALRFTLAAMAAQGRDIKLSAGRVEGYRNFATKLWNAARFCEMNECVRVADFDPKACREILNRWVVGEAERAAKAVGEGIETHRYNEAAAAIYRFVWNVFCDWYVELSKSELSGEDSAARAETRAAAAWTLDQILRLLHPFMPFLTEELWQRTGEAGPARESLLILADWPALDGLADAAADAEIGWLIDLIGQIRSVRMEMNVPAGALIPLVLVGGSEEARTRAGLHGETIRRLARLETISFAGAAPQGAVQLVLDGATAALPLSGIIDLKAEQARLEREIAKIDGEIGKIVQKLENENFISRAPEHVIEEQRERHSDAEHARARLSEALKRLQGAA
- the erpA gene encoding iron-sulfur cluster insertion protein ErpA, with product MNQPAVTLSERAAKRIAAILADEPAGTMLRVSVSGGGCSGFQYGFDFARERDKDDLLVTRDGASVVVDSVSLIYMAGSEIDYVDDLIGQSFQVKNPNATASCGCGTSFSI
- the xth gene encoding exodeoxyribonuclease III — translated: MKIATWNINGVKARIEGLTAWLKDVGPEIVCLQEIKCEDPGFPAEDLESLGYNVAVHGQKGFNGVAILSKRPFDEVGRGLPGDKHDTQARYVEAVVPAGKGIVRVASIYLPNGNPIGSDKFDYKLKWMKRLHAHAHKLLELEEPFVLAGDYNVIPTPDDVHDPEAWADDALFQPESRSALRALVNLGLTDAILACDDSPGQYTFWDYQAGAWQKNNGIRIDHLLLSPQATDRLIAAGIDKRTRTWEKPSDHVPVWIELSERD